The DNA sequence GCGCCAAGTCCGGTACGACGGTCTTCGACCTCGACTGGCGCCCCATGTTTTGGAGGGACACAGCCGGGAGCGGCCCCGCCACGGCCCGCCCCTTCTACGCCGAGGCCCTGAAGCACACCACCGTCGCCGTCGGCAATCTCGACGAGGTGGAGGTCGCGACCGGCGTGCGCGAGCCGCATGCCGCGGCCCGGGCGCTGCTGGACGCCGGTGTCGAGGTCGCGGTCGTCAAGCAGGGCCCCAAGGGCGTCCTCGCCGTCAACAGCAAGGGCGACCAGGCCGAGGTGCCGCCGCTGCCCGTGAACGTACTCAACGGCCTCGGCGCCGGTGACGCCTTCGGCGGTTCCCTCTGCCACGGCCTGCTCGAAGGCTGGGACCTGGAGAAGATCATGCGGCACGCCAACGCGGCCGGTGCCATCGTCGCCTCCCGCCTGGAGTGTTCCTCCGCGATGCCGACGCCGGACGAGATCGAGGCCGCGATCACCGCGGGGGCCGTCAAGTGAGCGTCGACATCGGGGAACTCGTCCGCCTGCGCACCCAGCGCCCCGAGGCGATCGCGGAGGCGGCCGCCCGTCGCACCCGTCGCCCGCTGCTCGGCGACTCCGGCCGGCTGATGATCGTCGCCGCCGACCACCCGGCCCGCGGCGCCCTCGGTGTCGGCGACCGCAAACTCGCCATGGCCAACCGCGCCGACCTGCTGGAACGCCTCTGCCTTGCGCTCCGTCGCCCCGGCGTCGACGGTGTCCTCGCGACCGCCGACATCCTCGACGACCTGCTGCTGCTCGGCGCCCTCGACGGCAAGGTCGTCATGGGATCCATGAACCGCGGCGGCCTCCAGGGCGCGAGCTTCGAGCTCGACGACCGCTTCACCGGCCACCGCCCCGAGGACATCCAGCGCCTCGGCTTCGACGCCGGCAAGCTGCTCCTGCGGATCGACTACGACGACCCGGGCTCCCTGACCACCCTGGAGTCCACCGCCCGCGCCGTCGACGAGATGGCGGCACGTCAACTCCCGGTCTTCGTGGAGCCGTTCATCAGCCACCGCACCCCGGAGGGCAAGGTCGCCAACGACCTGTCCGCCGAAGCTGTCACCAAGTCCATCGCGATCGCCTCCGGTCTCGGCGGCACCTCCGCGTACACCTGGCTGAAGCTCCCGGTCACCGAGAACCCCGACGACATGGCCGAGGTCATGCAGACCTCCACGCTGCCGGCGGTTCTGCTCGGCGGTGAGGTCGGCGGCTCCATCGAGGAACAAGCCGGGGCATACGAGAAGTGGCGCGGTGCACTCCAACTGCCCACCGTGCGGGGCCTGGTGGTCGGACGCTCGCTGCTCTACCCGGCGGACGGGGACGTGGCCGGCGCCGTCGACACCGCCGTAGGACTGCTGTGAGGGCCTTATGACGAACCACGAGCCGCACAACGGGACGAACGACGGGCCGCACGCCGGGACGGGCAACGGGACCCACAGCAACCTGCGGATCGTGGAGTTGGAGCCCGGTGGCACGCACCTGTTCACCACCGGGGACAGTGAATGGATCGTGCTTCCGCTGAACGGTGGATGCACCGTGGACATCGAGAACGAGAAGTACCAACTCCTGGGCCGGGACAGCGTATTCAGTGGAGTCACCGACTTCGCCTACGTGTCCCGTGACGCCCGGGCACAGATCGCCTCCGGCGCGGGTGGCCGCTTTGCTTTGGCAGGAGCGAAGTGCGAGCGAAGACTCCCCGCCCGCTACGGCCCCGCGCCGGAGGTCTTTGTCGAAGAGCCTTCGCGGCCACGACATGTACTACGTCACCCGCCCCATGGCAGAGCTTCGGGCCTGCAGCGCGGTCGCCACCGGCTGTGGCGTGCCGTGTGCGTCCAGCGCCGAGCCCGCAAGGCGCGAACTCGGCCTGATGGCCGAAGGAGACGGTTTCGCAACGGTGTTGATCACCTGAGGTGCGGTGCGGGCCGTCGAGTCATAGGGGGCGGCGGAGCCGTACAGGAGTGGCGGATCTGCTTCCATCCGGACCACGCAGAAGGCACAGGGGGTTACCGATGACCTCAACGACGAGGCTCACGGTCGCGCAGGCGCTCGTCCGCTTCCTGTCCGCCCAGTACACCGAGCGTGACGGCGTACGACAGCGGCTGATCGGCGCCACCTGGGGCATCTTCGGCCACGGCAACGTCGCCGGGATCGGCCAGGCGCTCGTCGAGTACGGCGAGTTCATGCCGTACCACCAGGGCCGCAACGAACAGGCGATGGTGCACGCGGCGGTCGGTTACGCCCGCCAGTCGAACCGCCTCTCCACGCACGCCGTGACCACGTCCATCGGTCCCGGCGCGACCAACCTCGTCACCGGCGCCGCCCTCGCGACCATCAACCACCTCCCGGTGCTGCTCCTCCCCGGCGACATCTTCGCCACCCGTCCCGCCGACCCGGTCCTCCAGCAGCTCGAAGTGCCGTGCGCGGGCGATATGTCGGTGAACGACTGTCTGCGCCCGGTGTCGAAGTACTTCGACCGGATCACCCGGCCCGAGGCCCTGATCCCGTCGGCCCTCCATGCCATGCGGGTGCTCACGGACCCCGTCGAGACGGGCGCGGTCACCCTCGCACTGCCGCAGGACGTCCAGGCCGAGGCGTACGACTGGCCGGACGAGTTCTTCGCCGAGCGCGTCTGGGCCGTACGGCGTCCGGGCGCCGACCCCACCGAACTCGCCGAGGCGGTACGCGTGATCCGCGACGCCCGGCGTCCCCTCGTCATCGCAGGCGGCGGCGTCCACCACAGCCGCGCGGAGGAGGCCCTCGCCGAGTTCGCCGAGGTCACCCGCATCCCGGTCGCCTCCACGCAGGCCGGCAAGGGCTCCCTGCGCCACGACCACCCCCAGGACGTCGGGGGAGTGGGCCACACCGGCACCGCCACCGCCGACGAACTCGCCCGCACCGCGGACCTGGTGATCGGCGTCGGCACCCGCTACACCGACTTCACCACCGCTTCCGGCACCCTCTTCACCGGCGAGGGCGTGCGCTTCCTCAACCTCAACATCGCGCCCTACGACGGCCACAAACTCGCCGGCATGCCGCTGATCGCGGACGCCCGTACCGGCCTGGAGGAGCTGACCGAGAGGCTGGAGATGCACGACCACCGGGTCGCCGGCTCCTACGTCACCGAGTACACCGAGGACAAGGAGCGCTGGGAGCAGCGCGTCGACGCCTGCTACGAGGCCGACGAGCCGGACGTACGGCCGACGCAGCCGCAGGTCCTCGGCGCGCTGGACGCGATCGTCGACGAGTCGGACGTGATCATCAACGCGGCCGGTTCCCTCCCCGGCGACCTGCACAAACTGTGGCGGGCCCGCTCCCGGGACCAGTACCACGTGGAGTACGGCTACTCCTGCATGGGCTACGAGATCCCGGCCGCGATCGGCGTGAAGATGGCCGCGCCCGAGCGCAATGTCTGGGCGCTGGTCGGCGACGGCACCTATCTGATGATGCCGACGGAGATCGTGACCGCCGTGCAGGAGGGCGTCGCGATCAAGGTGTTGCTGGTGCAGAACCACGGGTACGCGTCCATCGGAGGCCTGTCGGAGGAGACGGGTGCCGAGCGCTTCGGCACCGCGTACCGCCATCGTGCGGCCGACGGCACTTTCACGGGTGCCCCGCTCCCCGTCGACCTGGCCGCCAACGTGGCCGGCCTGGGCATGCGGGTGCTGCGCGCGAAGACCGTACGTGACCTGCGCGAGGCGCTCACCGAGGCGCGCGCGGCGGACACACCCACATGTGTCTACGTCGAGACCGAAACGGCAGACACTGTGTCGGGCCCGCCGCCGGCGCATGCCTGGTGGGATGTTCCTGTGGCCGAGACCGCGACCCGACCGTCGGCGGTCAAGGCACGGGAGCTGTACGAACGGCACGTCTCGACCCGACGCCGCCATCTGTGAAGGAGTTACTGGGCATGACGAAGATCGTCAACCACTGGATCGGCGGCAAGATCGCCGAAGGCGCGTCGGGCACGTTCGGGCCGGTCACCGACCCGGCGACCGGCGCGGTCACCACGAAGGTCGCGTTCGCCTCGGTCGACGAGGTGGACGCCGCGGTCGCCGCCGCCAAGGAGGCCTACCTGACCTGGGGCCAGTCGTCGCTGGCCCAGCGCACCTCGATCCTGTTCAAGTTCCGGGCGCTGCTGGACGCCAACCGCGACGCGATCGCCGAGCTGATCACCGCCGAGCACGGCAAGGTGCACTCCGACGCCCTCGGTGAGGTGGCGCGCGGCCTGGAGATCGTCGACCTCGCGTGCGGCATCAACGTGCAGCTGAAGGGTGAACTGTCGACGCAGGTCGCGAGCCGCGTGGACGTCTCCTCGATCCGGCAGCCGCTGGGTGTCGTCGCGGGCATCACGCCGTTCAACTTCCCGGCGATGGTCCCGATGTGGATGTTCCCGATGGCCATCGCGTGCGGCAACACCTTCGTGCTGAAGCCGTCCGAGAAGGACCCGTCGGCGTCGATCAAGATCGCCGAGCTGCTGGCGGAGGCCGGTCTCCCGGACGGCGTCTTCAACGTCGTGCACGGCGACAAGGTGGCCGTCGACCGCCTCCTTGAGCACCCGGACGTCAAGGCCGTCTCCTTCGTCGGCTCGACCCCGATCGCCCGCTACATCCACACCACCGCCTCCGCGAACCACAAGCGCGTCCAGGCCCTGGGCGGCGCCAAGAACCACATG is a window from the Streptomyces sp. NBC_00299 genome containing:
- a CDS encoding Cgl0159 family (beta/alpha)8-fold protein, whose translation is MSVDIGELVRLRTQRPEAIAEAAARRTRRPLLGDSGRLMIVAADHPARGALGVGDRKLAMANRADLLERLCLALRRPGVDGVLATADILDDLLLLGALDGKVVMGSMNRGGLQGASFELDDRFTGHRPEDIQRLGFDAGKLLLRIDYDDPGSLTTLESTARAVDEMAARQLPVFVEPFISHRTPEGKVANDLSAEAVTKSIAIASGLGGTSAYTWLKLPVTENPDDMAEVMQTSTLPAVLLGGEVGGSIEEQAGAYEKWRGALQLPTVRGLVVGRSLLYPADGDVAGAVDTAVGLL
- the iolC gene encoding 5-dehydro-2-deoxygluconokinase → MAYDLITMGRIGVDLYPLQTGVPLPQVTSFGKFLGGSASNVAVAAARLGRRTAVITRTGDDPFGTYLHEALKGFGVDDRWVTPVPGLPTPVTFCEIFPPDDFPLYFYRQPKAPDLEIDAHELDLDAIRDARIFWVTGTGLSEEPSRTATLAALAHRAKSGTTVFDLDWRPMFWRDTAGSGPATARPFYAEALKHTTVAVGNLDEVEVATGVREPHAAARALLDAGVEVAVVKQGPKGVLAVNSKGDQAEVPPLPVNVLNGLGAGDAFGGSLCHGLLEGWDLEKIMRHANAAGAIVASRLECSSAMPTPDEIEAAITAGAVK
- a CDS encoding 5-deoxy-glucuronate isomerase — its product is MTNHEPHNGTNDGPHAGTGNGTHSNLRIVELEPGGTHLFTTGDSEWIVLPLNGGCTVDIENEKYQLLGRDSVFSGVTDFAYVSRDARAQIASGAGGRFALAGAKCERRLPARYGPAPEVFVEEPSRPRHVLRHPPHGRASGLQRGRHRLWRAVCVQRRARKARTRPDGRRRRFRNGVDHLRCGAGRRVIGGGGAVQEWRICFHPDHAEGTGGYR
- the iolD gene encoding 3D-(3,5/4)-trihydroxycyclohexane-1,2-dione acylhydrolase (decyclizing) gives rise to the protein MTSTTRLTVAQALVRFLSAQYTERDGVRQRLIGATWGIFGHGNVAGIGQALVEYGEFMPYHQGRNEQAMVHAAVGYARQSNRLSTHAVTTSIGPGATNLVTGAALATINHLPVLLLPGDIFATRPADPVLQQLEVPCAGDMSVNDCLRPVSKYFDRITRPEALIPSALHAMRVLTDPVETGAVTLALPQDVQAEAYDWPDEFFAERVWAVRRPGADPTELAEAVRVIRDARRPLVIAGGGVHHSRAEEALAEFAEVTRIPVASTQAGKGSLRHDHPQDVGGVGHTGTATADELARTADLVIGVGTRYTDFTTASGTLFTGEGVRFLNLNIAPYDGHKLAGMPLIADARTGLEELTERLEMHDHRVAGSYVTEYTEDKERWEQRVDACYEADEPDVRPTQPQVLGALDAIVDESDVIINAAGSLPGDLHKLWRARSRDQYHVEYGYSCMGYEIPAAIGVKMAAPERNVWALVGDGTYLMMPTEIVTAVQEGVAIKVLLVQNHGYASIGGLSEETGAERFGTAYRHRAADGTFTGAPLPVDLAANVAGLGMRVLRAKTVRDLREALTEARAADTPTCVYVETETADTVSGPPPAHAWWDVPVAETATRPSAVKARELYERHVSTRRRHL
- the mmsA gene encoding CoA-acylating methylmalonate-semialdehyde dehydrogenase is translated as MTKIVNHWIGGKIAEGASGTFGPVTDPATGAVTTKVAFASVDEVDAAVAAAKEAYLTWGQSSLAQRTSILFKFRALLDANRDAIAELITAEHGKVHSDALGEVARGLEIVDLACGINVQLKGELSTQVASRVDVSSIRQPLGVVAGITPFNFPAMVPMWMFPMAIACGNTFVLKPSEKDPSASIKIAELLAEAGLPDGVFNVVHGDKVAVDRLLEHPDVKAVSFVGSTPIARYIHTTASANHKRVQALGGAKNHMLVLPDADLDAAADAAVSAAYGSAGERCMAISAVVAVGAIGDELVEKIRERAEKIKIGPGNDPTSEMGPLITAVHRDKVASYVEGAAAEGCEVVLDGTGYTVDGFEDGHWIGISLLDKVPTNAKAYQDEIFGPVLCVLRAETYEDGVALINASPFGNGTAIFTRDGGAARRFQLEIEAGMVGVNVPIPVPVGYHSFGGWKDSLFGDHHIYGNDGTHFYTRGKVVTTRWPDPADAPSGVDLGFPRNH